One genomic window of Campylobacter fetus subsp. fetus includes the following:
- a CDS encoding dihydrodipicolinate synthase family protein has translation MKSVIYTPTVTIFDDEQNIDLKANARLLEYLCEFSLDGFVLFGSTGEFTAFDTEQKKKLIDLYLKISKYPLFVGTGSLNFKECVELSNYSIDNGAKGVLVVSPYYYAASQENLFDYYDKLAKMVHGNIFIYNYPARTGNDISSKTVLKLIERNINIKGIKDTTPMVSHTKEIIEATKQHNFSVYSGFDDHFVDNIFAGGVGCISGLSNIAPDIWTKLVKSANDNDFINLKNCSSAINKLMQLYTLDANFSLIFKKLLNLNGLNLNENAIFPFNSLDEIKFEKAKMILEDARRLVK, from the coding sequence ATGAAAAGTGTTATATATACTCCTACCGTAACGATTTTCGATGATGAGCAAAATATAGATTTAAAAGCAAATGCAAGACTTTTGGAGTATCTTTGCGAATTTAGCTTAGATGGATTTGTGCTTTTTGGAAGTACCGGAGAATTTACAGCTTTTGATACCGAACAAAAAAAGAAGCTCATAGATTTATACTTAAAAATATCAAAATATCCACTATTTGTAGGAACAGGCTCTTTAAACTTTAAAGAGTGCGTAGAACTTAGCAATTACTCTATAGATAACGGTGCAAAAGGCGTTTTAGTAGTATCTCCGTACTATTACGCCGCTTCGCAGGAAAATCTTTTTGACTACTATGATAAACTAGCAAAAATGGTGCATGGAAACATATTTATATATAATTATCCGGCTAGAACAGGAAATGATATAAGCTCAAAAACAGTTTTAAAGCTTATAGAACGAAATATAAATATAAAAGGTATAAAAGATACTACTCCTATGGTTTCTCATACAAAAGAGATAATAGAAGCAACAAAACAACATAATTTCAGCGTATACTCCGGTTTTGACGATCATTTTGTAGATAATATTTTTGCTGGCGGAGTCGGCTGTATATCTGGATTATCAAATATAGCCCCGGACATATGGACAAAGCTTGTAAAATCTGCAAATGATAATGATTTTATAAATTTAAAAAACTGTTCATCGGCCATAAATAAACTAATGCAATTATATACACTAGACGCTAATTTCTCACTAATATTTAAAAAGCTTTTAAATTTAAATGGATTAAATTTAAATGAAAATGCTATTTTTCCGTTTAACTCTTTAGACGAGATTAAATTTGAAAAAGCAAAAATGATATTAGAAGATGCGAGAAGGTTAGTAAAATGA
- a CDS encoding UxaA family hydrolase — MASQKLKNKKQAASNDKKYELQGYRRSDGSFGLRNHILILPSVHCANKVVEKIAAAINYGLGLGNDECKIVYVTHQHGCSQLEFDARQTMDTLVGNGANPNVYGVLVIGLGCEVISAQNVAKEIKDRAPYKEVEYFTIQQSGGTRKSIEKGIKIAKNMLQNALKFKKSRGDLSDLILGTECGGSDSFSGLSANPALGVASDIVIQKGGSVILAETTELIGAEHILAARSINEDIKEQVISTITSFEQRVLDSKADIRGANPSPGNIEGGLSSIEEKSLGCIYKAGNQPVISVKRYAQPITQKGLTLMDTPGNDIEQLSAMVAGGCNICVFTTGRGTPTGSPITPTIKVSSNSAIYHNMNDAIDINAGSIIDGQKNIKEVGEEILDFIVAISNGKLTKAEQNDQNDFSVWRLATTV; from the coding sequence ATCGCTTCTCAAAAATTAAAAAATAAGAAACAAGCAGCGTCAAACGATAAAAAATACGAGCTTCAAGGCTATAGACGAAGCGATGGCAGCTTTGGACTTAGAAATCATATTTTAATCCTTCCTAGCGTACATTGCGCAAATAAAGTAGTAGAAAAGATAGCAGCTGCTATAAACTATGGTTTAGGACTAGGAAATGATGAGTGCAAAATAGTATATGTGACTCATCAACACGGATGCAGCCAGCTTGAATTTGATGCAAGACAGACTATGGATACACTGGTTGGAAATGGTGCAAATCCAAATGTTTATGGAGTTTTAGTAATAGGACTTGGATGTGAAGTAATAAGCGCTCAAAACGTGGCAAAAGAGATAAAAGATAGAGCACCTTATAAGGAAGTGGAGTATTTTACCATTCAACAAAGCGGAGGAACTAGAAAAAGCATAGAAAAAGGTATAAAAATAGCTAAAAATATGCTACAAAATGCTCTTAAATTTAAAAAAAGTCGCGGTGATTTAAGCGATTTGATTTTAGGTACTGAGTGTGGAGGAAGCGATAGTTTTTCAGGTTTAAGCGCAAATCCTGCTTTAGGAGTAGCTAGCGATATAGTTATACAAAAAGGCGGCAGCGTTATCTTAGCTGAAACTACAGAGCTTATAGGAGCCGAGCATATATTAGCGGCTAGAAGTATAAATGAAGATATAAAAGAACAAGTAATATCTACCATAACAAGCTTTGAACAAAGAGTTTTGGATTCAAAAGCAGATATAAGAGGAGCAAATCCTAGCCCGGGCAACATAGAAGGAGGATTAAGCTCAATCGAGGAAAAATCTCTTGGCTGCATTTACAAAGCAGGAAATCAACCGGTAATAAGCGTAAAAAGATATGCGCAGCCTATCACCCAAAAAGGTCTTACTCTAATGGATACCCCCGGAAACGATATAGAGCAGTTAAGCGCAATGGTTGCTGGAGGATGTAATATATGTGTATTTACTACAGGAAGAGGAACGCCTACAGGAAGTCCCATAACTCCGACTATAAAAGTATCGTCTAATAGTGCCATTTATCACAATATGAATGACGCTATAGATATAAATGCAGGCAGCATAATAGACGGTCAAAAAAATATAAAAGAAGTAGGTGAAGAAATTTTAGATTTTATAGTTGCCATCTCAAACGGAAAACTCACAAAAGCTGAACAAAATGACCAAAACGACTTTTCGGTATGGCGGCTTGCCACAACGGTTTAA
- a CDS encoding SDR family oxidoreductase — protein MDLNLKDRVVIVTGGAKGIGAGISLGLAKEGAIPIILSRSKASNEFENSLKSLTSKFKFIQIDLNNTDEIKPVIDYAAKEYRGIYAVVNNAGANDNKDLESTSWMEFEKSLHSNLTHYYEVVHSSLPYLKASKGSILNISSKTALTGQGKTSAYAAAKGAILALSREWAAALAKDSVRSNAIIVAECYTPLYENWIKNFENPEARLKLITEKIPFEHRFTTVKEIADTAIFLLSELSSHTTGQWIFVDGGYVHLDRAL, from the coding sequence ATGGATCTAAATTTAAAAGATAGAGTTGTCATAGTTACTGGCGGCGCAAAAGGCATAGGAGCGGGTATATCTCTTGGATTGGCTAAAGAAGGTGCTATTCCTATTATACTATCTAGATCAAAAGCGTCAAATGAATTTGAAAATAGCTTGAAAAGTTTAACTTCTAAATTTAAATTTATTCAGATAGATTTAAATAATACAGACGAGATAAAACCAGTTATCGATTATGCCGCTAAGGAATATAGAGGAATTTATGCAGTAGTAAATAACGCAGGAGCAAACGATAATAAAGATTTAGAATCGACAAGCTGGATGGAATTTGAAAAAAGCTTGCATTCAAATTTAACCCATTATTATGAAGTCGTTCATAGCTCGCTTCCGTACTTAAAAGCAAGCAAAGGCTCCATACTAAATATCAGCTCCAAAACAGCACTTACAGGACAAGGCAAAACTAGCGCTTACGCTGCTGCAAAAGGAGCTATACTAGCTCTTAGTAGAGAGTGGGCGGCGGCTTTGGCTAAAGATAGCGTAAGAAGCAACGCGATAATAGTAGCGGAGTGCTACACGCCGCTTTATGAAAACTGGATAAAAAACTTTGAAAATCCAGAAGCCAGACTAAAGCTGATAACAGAAAAAATTCCATTTGAACATAGATTTACCACAGTCAAAGAGATAGCCGATACGGCTATTTTTTTATTATCCGAATTATCTAGTCATACTACCGGTCAATGGATATTTGTAGACGGCGGATACGTGCATCTTGATAGAGCATTATAA
- the fucP gene encoding L-fucose:H+ symporter permease codes for MQNKNIKITFILVTSLFLLWGLSYGLLDVMNKNFQTHLGITKANSGLLQAAYFGAYFIIAIPASLIASKYSYKVGIIVGLLLYAIGSLMIIPASNSANFDLFLLAFFILACGLGSLETNANPYITKLGSDKRASFRLNLAQSFNGVGQFIGPIIGGSLFLSLSHGNLDENMKNVQMVYVGIAAIVLFIMLLFIIIKMPEITNEDEKQQNSGGYKDLLNYKHFKIGVLAQFLYVAAQVGAGAFFINYSVEHWDTLSDANAAWYLSTALVAFMIGRVVTTPFMVKFSPNNVLGIYALINSIIIILLYILSGPISVYALIAMFFFMSISFPTIFALSIVNIPSNLVKPASSILVMSIVGGAIMPFIMGKIADVTHQTAAGFLVLFPCFLFVAWYGFKGSKLD; via the coding sequence ATGCAAAACAAAAATATCAAAATAACTTTTATACTAGTTACGTCTCTATTTTTGCTATGGGGGCTTAGTTACGGACTTTTAGACGTTATGAACAAAAACTTTCAAACTCATCTTGGAATCACAAAAGCAAACTCTGGACTTCTACAAGCTGCGTATTTTGGTGCATATTTTATCATCGCCATACCGGCTTCGCTTATAGCTAGTAAATATAGTTATAAAGTCGGTATCATAGTAGGATTGCTGCTTTATGCTATTGGATCTTTGATGATAATTCCGGCTAGCAATAGTGCGAATTTCGATCTATTCTTACTTGCATTTTTTATCTTAGCTTGCGGACTTGGAAGTCTTGAAACAAATGCAAATCCATACATCACAAAATTAGGAAGTGACAAAAGAGCCTCTTTTCGCCTAAATTTAGCTCAAAGTTTTAATGGCGTTGGGCAATTTATCGGACCGATAATCGGCGGAAGTCTATTTTTATCTTTAAGTCATGGAAATTTGGATGAAAATATGAAAAACGTACAAATGGTATACGTAGGAATAGCGGCTATAGTCTTGTTTATCATGCTGCTTTTTATAATCATTAAAATGCCTGAGATAACAAACGAAGATGAAAAACAACAAAATAGCGGAGGATATAAAGATCTATTAAACTATAAACACTTTAAAATAGGCGTTTTAGCACAATTTTTATATGTAGCTGCTCAAGTAGGAGCCGGAGCTTTTTTTATAAATTACTCAGTAGAACACTGGGATACTCTTAGTGATGCTAATGCAGCTTGGTATCTTAGTACGGCTTTAGTAGCATTTATGATAGGAAGAGTCGTAACTACTCCATTTATGGTAAAATTTAGTCCAAATAACGTACTTGGAATATATGCACTCATAAACTCTATCATCATAATTTTGCTTTATATATTAAGCGGACCTATAAGCGTATATGCTCTTATAGCTATGTTTTTCTTTATGAGTATAAGTTTTCCGACTATATTTGCTTTAAGCATAGTAAATATACCTTCAAATTTAGTAAAACCTGCTTCTAGCATACTTGTAATGAGTATAGTAGGCGGCGCTATAATGCCTTTTATTATGGGTAAAATAGCAGACGTAACGCATCAAACTGCCGCTGGATTTTTAGTATTATTTCCGTGCTTTTTATTTGTTGCTTGGTATGGATTTAAAGGAAGCAAACTAGATTAA
- a CDS encoding L-rhamnose mutarotase, producing MLEIVDTHFHIWDLDILHLPWLNSYKGVINRSFDIDDICKAYGKYDLCFKGGIYVEVDCDDRVKEDEHIFSLNSPFILAKIMRAKLCEHMRLPLGIAGVREPLHIDSSKRGRCLEKSFISGLEVLSQMDLIFESCNRVDEIEDIYSALSLVPDLKVVINHCANVKELNSEYKRTMSKIAKLPNAYLKISGFATNDKSFVKNLLNFVTGEFDKSKLLYASNFPVVELYSNFDEHLQILREYFADDADFFSKNAKKLYKINKTQKFASVIKIRKDKIDTYKKLHENPLSGVNKMIKECGITRYEIYHRDDMLFSIMEYNGDDFDYDMTKMANDEATKEWWKLTDPCQKRIEDAKKDEWWAAMDLVYRLK from the coding sequence ATGCTTGAAATAGTAGATACTCACTTTCATATCTGGGATTTAGATATACTGCATTTACCTTGGCTAAACTCTTATAAAGGAGTTATAAACAGAAGTTTTGATATAGATGATATATGCAAAGCTTATGGCAAATACGATCTCTGCTTTAAAGGAGGAATTTATGTCGAGGTGGATTGCGATGATAGGGTAAAAGAGGATGAACATATATTTAGTTTAAACAGTCCTTTTATATTAGCCAAAATTATGAGAGCAAAACTATGTGAGCATATGAGACTACCTCTTGGAATAGCAGGAGTTAGAGAACCTTTGCATATAGATAGCTCTAAGCGCGGAAGATGCTTAGAGAAAAGTTTCATATCCGGGCTTGAAGTTTTAAGCCAAATGGATCTGATATTTGAAAGCTGTAACAGAGTTGATGAAATAGAAGATATCTATAGTGCTCTATCTTTAGTTCCTGATTTAAAAGTAGTGATAAACCACTGCGCAAACGTAAAAGAACTAAATAGCGAATATAAAAGAACAATGTCTAAAATAGCAAAACTTCCAAACGCATATCTAAAAATTTCCGGATTTGCGACCAACGATAAAAGTTTTGTAAAAAATCTTCTTAACTTCGTAACCGGAGAATTCGATAAAAGTAAACTTCTATATGCTTCGAATTTCCCGGTTGTCGAGCTGTATTCAAATTTCGACGAACATTTACAAATCTTAAGAGAGTACTTCGCAGACGACGCTGATTTTTTCTCAAAAAACGCAAAAAAACTCTACAAAATCAACAAAACACAGAAATTCGCAAGTGTGATAAAAATAAGAAAAGACAAAATCGATACCTACAAAAAACTTCATGAAAATCCGCTATCAGGAGTAAATAAAATGATAAAAGAGTGCGGTATAACCAGATATGAGATTTATCATAGAGATGATATGCTTTTTTCTATTATGGAGTACAACGGAGATGATTTTGATTATGATATGACAAAAATGGCTAATGATGAAGCTACGAAAGAATGGTGGAAATTAACTGATCCATGCCAAAAAAGAATCGAAGATGCTAAAAAAGATGAGTGGTGGGCAGCTATGGATTTAGTTTATCGACTAAAATAG
- the fliW gene encoding flagellar assembly protein FliW yields MTFSVKSPILGFEGIKNVEITKIDDFFVKMQDKDGDTSFTMINPYSLRNYEFDIPTYYQDLMQISDKSELQVYNMLVISSPIEESSVNFMAPIVCNTTNMTLSQVILDPVNYPQYSQAEKISTLLKKK; encoded by the coding sequence ATGACATTCAGTGTTAAAAGTCCAATATTAGGTTTTGAAGGTATTAAAAACGTAGAAATTACAAAGATTGATGATTTTTTTGTTAAAATGCAAGACAAAGACGGAGATACGTCATTTACTATGATAAATCCATATTCACTAAGAAATTATGAATTTGATATACCTACATACTATCAAGATTTAATGCAAATAAGCGACAAAAGCGAATTACAAGTATATAATATGCTAGTTATTTCTAGCCCTATAGAAGAATCAAGCGTAAATTTTATGGCTCCTATAGTTTGTAATACTACAAATATGACTCTTTCGCAAGTTATACTAGATCCTGTGAATTACCCTCAGTATAGTCAAGCTGAAAAAATAAGCACGCTTCTTAAAAAGAAATAA
- a CDS encoding type II secretion system protein has product MKHAFTVLELILVIVIVGISAAAVPALVMSSTKTNEAVLLQEAITSSKTKLSQILLYPWNSALNQSNSNTSSFPILKTSSVDNLAKSRPGLNSFYNKRDITRLKDDGTTEEVNAEIVGTAAKKEGINQFDQDKGSIDISNPKFNERKNILKLDYTVTVSYLYVPNNE; this is encoded by the coding sequence ATGAAACATGCTTTTACGGTATTAGAGCTTATCTTAGTTATTGTTATAGTAGGAATTAGCGCGGCAGCTGTACCTGCACTAGTGATGTCCAGCACAAAAACAAATGAAGCTGTTTTACTACAAGAAGCCATAACCTCATCAAAAACAAAACTCTCTCAAATATTATTATATCCTTGGAACAGTGCGTTGAATCAATCAAACTCAAATACATCGTCTTTCCCTATCTTAAAAACATCATCTGTAGACAATCTGGCAAAAAGTAGACCGGGTTTAAATAGCTTTTATAACAAAAGGGATATTACAAGATTAAAGGATGATGGCACCACAGAAGAAGTCAATGCAGAAATCGTAGGAACTGCTGCTAAAAAAGAAGGAATAAATCAATTTGATCAAGACAAAGGAAGTATAGATATATCAAATCCAAAATTCAATGAGCGTAAAAATATTCTAAAATTAGATTATACCGTAACAGTAAGCTATCTTTACGTACCTAACAATGAATGA
- a CDS encoding type II secretion system protein, which produces MKRAFTMIELVVAIVISGILLSIGVKIFDVIYTNYIRQKSIVELESISKTVIEQIEKRLSYRIKPTLSVNIENKYKRLDKLTDDDIKTNKKYPIIWYMQSYETQRIFNDDKRILGWSGFINLDKDKTHPDKTDKNEEVLTINSPGSNFSKIENIIKDLGFSDLFIVFKVDQGNNNDQYYNIKSDDKNPLAHKIKIKNDTNLNIDKPKFLEKKDTNKLEISELYYLSHSINQLSIDKDNNLWLTEFIPFGNDNGTHKEVRKNVLAENVSSLRFMYLGGSDSISIKLCLEDPNFKIKGQKLEVCKTQVVQ; this is translated from the coding sequence ATGAAACGCGCATTTACTATGATAGAACTAGTCGTAGCTATAGTAATTTCTGGTATATTGCTATCTATAGGAGTTAAAATATTTGATGTAATTTATACAAATTACATTAGACAAAAAAGTATAGTAGAGCTAGAATCTATATCAAAAACAGTTATAGAGCAGATAGAAAAACGACTATCATACCGCATAAAACCGACTTTATCAGTAAATATAGAAAATAAATATAAGCGTTTAGACAAACTAACGGATGACGATATAAAGACTAATAAAAAATATCCGATTATATGGTATATGCAAAGCTATGAAACACAAAGAATATTTAACGATGATAAAAGAATACTCGGCTGGAGCGGATTTATAAATTTAGATAAAGATAAAACACATCCAGATAAAACAGATAAAAATGAAGAAGTACTAACTATCAACTCACCGGGAAGTAATTTTTCAAAGATTGAAAATATTATAAAAGATTTGGGTTTTAGTGATCTTTTTATAGTATTTAAAGTAGATCAGGGAAACAACAATGATCAATACTATAATATAAAATCAGATGATAAAAATCCTTTAGCACATAAAATAAAAATTAAAAATGATACGAATTTAAATATAGATAAACCGAAATTTCTTGAAAAGAAAGATACTAATAAATTAGAAATATCTGAGCTATACTATCTATCTCACTCCATAAATCAACTTAGTATAGATAAGGATAACAATCTTTGGCTAACCGAATTTATTCCATTTGGAAATGATAATGGAACGCACAAAGAAGTTAGGAAAAACGTATTAGCCGAAAACGTAAGCTCACTTAGATTTATGTATCTAGGCGGAAGCGACTCTATCTCTATAAAACTCTGCTTAGAAGATCCAAATTTTAAAATAAAAGGTCAAAAATTAGAAGTTTGTAAAACCCAGGTGGTGCAGTGA
- the hpf gene encoding ribosome hibernation-promoting factor, HPF/YfiA family, translating into MNTSIVGKQFELTQAIKNYIDNAFESLSKYNLDIISSRVIISADEKQGKKGFDVEFAINLAKKDTIVIRQKDKDLYAAIDLAVDRASKVLRRHHDKLTTHKNKDDEKASINGIIDEPHIDGVDEIVPAELELYKPIEIEEALEKLKNSGAQFYVFNDMEAKMRIIYKRNDGKFGLY; encoded by the coding sequence ATGAATACAAGTATTGTAGGAAAACAATTTGAATTAACACAAGCTATAAAAAACTATATAGATAATGCATTTGAGTCATTATCTAAATACAATCTTGATATTATTTCAAGTAGGGTTATCATATCAGCAGATGAAAAACAAGGTAAAAAAGGCTTTGATGTTGAATTTGCTATAAACCTTGCAAAAAAAGATACGATCGTCATAAGACAAAAAGATAAAGATCTTTACGCGGCTATCGATTTAGCGGTTGATAGAGCAAGCAAAGTTTTACGTAGACATCACGATAAACTAACAACCCATAAAAACAAAGATGATGAAAAAGCAAGTATAAACGGTATCATAGACGAACCTCATATAGATGGAGTAGACGAGATAGTTCCGGCTGAACTTGAACTTTATAAGCCTATTGAGATAGAAGAAGCTTTAGAAAAACTAAAAAACTCAGGTGCACAATTTTATGTATTTAATGATATGGAAGCCAAAATGCGTATCATTTATAAAAGAAACGACGGCAAATTCGGACTTTATTAG
- a CDS encoding M28 family peptidase yields MKVFDYFNEICSIPHCSFETDKLKEYLMQFSKDSGFSVNSDEFGNIYAIKGKPNICLQAHYDMVCVGDAPNIEIIKENGFLKAKNSTLGADNGIGVAIIMDMMREFESLEVLFTNNEEVGLLGANGFNTKLVSGRILNLDSEHEDGVFIGCASGVGIFASSKIETKNEINNVYEVEISGLKGGHSGIEIVKDIPNAIKLLADFLAKSKAKIVSINGGERNNSIPVKAVATVICDDLNLQGNSLIKVKKLGKKDALVLKNSDCILSFINSFAQGVRSYDESLKIVNESINLSIIKQDKNMLEIEFFARSMSDLGLERIKSETEVLAKMAGFDVRFAEESRAWTPKVTDFAKEVLSSMQEFNKNVKFEAVHAGLECGVLLSKQSGLEACSIGPNIYSPHSINECCEINSVDLISRVVKNIVRKYQN; encoded by the coding sequence ATGAAAGTTTTTGATTATTTTAATGAAATTTGCTCTATTCCGCATTGCAGTTTTGAAACAGATAAATTAAAAGAGTACCTAATGCAATTCTCAAAAGATAGCGGATTTAGCGTAAATAGCGATGAGTTTGGCAATATATATGCTATAAAAGGTAAGCCAAATATCTGTTTACAGGCTCATTATGATATGGTTTGCGTAGGAGATGCTCCAAATATAGAGATCATAAAAGAAAACGGTTTTTTAAAAGCAAAAAATTCAACTCTAGGTGCAGATAACGGAATCGGCGTAGCTATAATTATGGATATGATGAGAGAATTCGAGAGTCTTGAAGTTTTATTTACAAACAATGAAGAAGTAGGGCTTCTTGGCGCAAACGGATTTAATACTAAGTTAGTAAGCGGACGGATTTTAAATTTAGATAGCGAGCATGAAGACGGTGTTTTTATAGGATGCGCAAGCGGAGTTGGTATTTTTGCTAGTTCGAAAATAGAAACAAAAAATGAAATAAATAATGTTTACGAAGTAGAAATAAGTGGATTAAAAGGCGGTCACAGCGGTATAGAAATAGTAAAAGATATACCAAACGCTATAAAACTTTTAGCCGATTTTTTAGCTAAAAGCAAAGCAAAAATAGTTAGTATAAATGGTGGTGAAAGAAATAATTCTATACCGGTAAAAGCCGTTGCTACTGTGATTTGCGATGATTTAAATTTGCAAGGTAATAGTCTAATAAAAGTCAAAAAACTAGGTAAAAAAGATGCACTTGTGCTGAAAAATTCGGATTGTATTTTGAGCTTTATAAATTCATTTGCTCAAGGAGTAAGAAGTTATGATGAGAGTTTAAAAATCGTCAATGAGAGTATAAATTTGTCTATTATAAAGCAAGATAAAAATATGTTAGAAATAGAATTTTTTGCAAGATCTATGAGCGATTTAGGGCTTGAAAGAATTAAATCCGAAACAGAAGTTTTAGCTAAAATGGCTGGATTTGATGTGCGTTTTGCCGAAGAGAGCAGGGCTTGGACACCTAAGGTTACTGATTTTGCTAAAGAAGTATTATCTTCTATGCAAGAATTTAATAAAAATGTTAAATTTGAAGCTGTTCATGCAGGACTTGAGTGCGGAGTTTTACTATCAAAGCAGAGCGGTTTAGAAGCTTGTTCGATTGGTCCAAATATTTATTCGCCTCATAGTATCAATGAGTGTTGTGAGATAAATTCAGTGGATTTGATAAGTAGAGTTGTAAAAAATATAGTAAGAAAATATCAAAATTAA
- the cmoB gene encoding tRNA 5-methoxyuridine(34)/uridine 5-oxyacetic acid(34) synthase CmoB — protein MNLINNANKKLFEKINNLKNYSCQVKFSDAIEIEINDFDDNIIDLAKDLKPWRKGPFKLNATLIDSEWQSFIKFNGLKPFLNLKDKIVADVGCNNGYYMFKMLELEPKSIVGFDPSVLSFLQFSFINHFVKSNIKFELLGVQDLPNYNIKFDTILCLGVLYHRSDPIKTLKELKSSLNKGGEVFIDTMFIQRDDEFVLSPKSTYSKIPNIYFIPSIKALRNWCERAKFKTFDILSIKNTDFNEQRKTQWIYGESLENFLDPNDPELTIEGYPAPKRVYVRLS, from the coding sequence ATGAATCTAATAAATAATGCAAACAAAAAGCTTTTTGAAAAAATAAATAATCTTAAAAATTATAGCTGTCAAGTTAAATTCAGTGATGCCATAGAGATAGAAATAAATGATTTCGATGATAACATAATAGATCTTGCAAAAGACCTTAAACCATGGAGAAAAGGTCCTTTTAAGCTAAATGCTACACTTATAGATAGCGAATGGCAAAGCTTTATAAAATTTAATGGGCTCAAGCCTTTTTTAAATTTAAAAGATAAAATTGTAGCCGATGTAGGCTGCAATAACGGATATTATATGTTTAAAATGCTAGAACTTGAGCCAAAAAGCATAGTAGGATTCGATCCTAGCGTACTTAGCTTTTTGCAATTTAGTTTTATAAATCATTTTGTGAAATCAAATATCAAATTTGAGCTTCTTGGAGTGCAAGATTTACCTAATTATAATATCAAATTTGATACGATACTCTGTCTTGGAGTTTTATATCATAGAAGTGATCCTATAAAAACGTTAAAAGAGTTAAAAAGTAGCCTAAATAAAGGCGGTGAAGTATTTATAGATACTATGTTTATACAAAGAGACGATGAGTTTGTCTTAAGTCCGAAAAGCACCTACTCAAAGATACCAAATATCTATTTTATACCTAGTATAAAAGCTCTTAGAAATTGGTGTGAGAGAGCTAAGTTTAAAACTTTTGATATACTCAGTATTAAAAATACGGATTTTAACGAGCAGAGAAAAACACAGTGGATATACGGGGAAAGTTTGGAAAATTTTCTAGATCCAAACGATCCTGAATTAACTATAGAGGGTTATCCTGCTCCAAAACGTGTTTATGTAAGATTAAGTTAA
- a CDS encoding PaaI family thioesterase, translated as MAENVYSDSIKDSATVIDESLFQNSLNIPQAINTIFNGSIIDAKQNYSKTVLKTNNDMIYDDEGLIHSGFIFSAADWSAQVAVNQPFSVTIGSKVSFFAPAKVGDIIEFEAHAYFDESKKREIKVIGKIKEIKVFEGTFQIVVLEDHIFKLQKKNKEKQNEQAASKAAK; from the coding sequence ATGGCTGAAAATGTCTATAGTGATAGCATAAAAGATAGCGCAACGGTGATAGATGAAAGTCTATTTCAAAATTCTTTGAATATACCTCAGGCGATAAATACGATCTTCAACGGAAGTATAATAGACGCCAAGCAAAACTACTCAAAAACAGTTCTAAAAACAAATAATGATATGATATATGACGATGAGGGGCTTATTCACAGCGGATTTATATTTAGCGCGGCAGACTGGTCTGCTCAAGTAGCAGTAAATCAGCCTTTTAGCGTAACAATAGGTTCTAAAGTAAGCTTTTTTGCTCCAGCTAAAGTAGGAGATATCATAGAGTTTGAAGCACATGCTTATTTTGACGAATCCAAAAAACGAGAAATAAAAGTTATAGGAAAAATCAAAGAAATAAAGGTTTTCGAAGGAACTTTTCAAATAGTAGTTTTAGAAGATCATATATTTAAACTTCAGAAAAAAAACAAAGAAAAACAAAATGAGCAAGCAGCCTCAAAAGCTGCTAAATAG